A section of the Lineus longissimus chromosome 1, tnLinLong1.2, whole genome shotgun sequence genome encodes:
- the LOC135492020 gene encoding solute carrier family 15 member 4-like, which produces MPASETTALVMPKESPFERRKKLIALTCILTVHTLHSVAFWAMYLQLYIFLDTLHTKMETDKIPDSSTVILIFEAVSYLVMPAIGGILGDVTLGRYQAIFIGTFFELIGTTCFLVVAAIQKGSTISPEASFGVTIVSLVFIAIGMGFIKANVVPFGAQQVDTGDFSQVQGFMKWYTWCLNLGQLIAYLPMVYIITPSKNEEDYGFLIAAVIQVFAVALAIAVFIFGKVKYKMKHPEGKTTLLQLAAGIKERFCCAVNYVTPRNLGINRDSKVATLILRQVILLAMLFSMLITYEGIYFQMQNTYIDQSKKLQASSEIKPGLMYIFNPLAVLIGIPLLSCLNFYDSANPRYFIRLSIGVTFGVFSALMAGLVQYSINPGPEGNQTDKKTSIWAQVPQFAFIGIGEVFTEVAGYEIAYAESPPGIEGIVTAMFSSSFGAGSLIGSVLYYNFSKPYDIEWLYFIFTIVTAIMIPLIIIYSRFYKLGKYRKYRMSTLQGGTNSGLMHSQSQTSFNNTDDVDEFSPLDTSNHIDQDFFSDSEIDTCAPTR; this is translated from the exons ATGCCGGCCTCAGAAACCACAGCCCTCGTGATGCCGAAAGAATCTCCCTTTGAAAGACGGAAGAAGTTGATAGCGCTGACATGCATTTTGACAGTACACACGCTCCATTCTGTTGCCTTCTGGGCCATGTACCTGCAGTTGTACATATTCCTTGACACTCTGCATACAAAAATGGAAACAGATAAGATACCTGACAGTAGCACAGTCATTCTTATATTCGAAG CTGTAAGTTATCTGGTCATGCCTGCTATTGGAGGAATCTTAGGAGATGTGACTCTTGGAAGATACCAGGCTATATTCATAGGCACATTCTTTGAACTTATCG GGACCACATGTTTCCTTGTAGTAGCCGCAATACAAAAGGGAAGTACCATTTCCCCTGAAGCTTCT TTTGGGGTGACCATAGTATCCCTTGTGTTCATTGCCATTGGGATGGGCTTCATCAAAGCTAATGTGGTTCCATTTGGAGCCCAGCAAGTTGACACTGGAGACTTCAGCCAGGTGCAAGGTTTTATGAAATG GTACACTTGGTGCCTAAACTTGGGCCAGCTGATAGCCTACCTACCAATGGTTTACATCATAACCCCCTCCAAAAATGAGGAAGATTATGGATTTCTGATTGCTGCTGTGATTCAGGTGTTTGCAGTGGCTTTGGCGATTGCTGTGTTTATATTCGGGAAAGTGAAGTACAAGATGAAACATCCTGAAG GGAAGACCACACTCCTACAACTTGCAGCTGGTATAAAGGAACGTTTTTGCTGTGCTGTGAATTATGTTACTCCCCGTAATCTGGGAATTAACCGTGACAGTAAAGTGGCAACGTTGATTTTAAGACAGGTTATACTGTTGGCGATGCTCTTTTCTATGCTTATCACATATGAGGGCATCTATTTCCAG atgCAAAATACATATATAGATCAGTCGAAAAAACTTCAGGCAAGTTCTGAAATAAAGCCTGGATTGATGTACATCTTCAACCCACTAGCTGTACTGATTGGCATCCCACTATTGTCATGTTTAAACTTCTATGATTCTGCAAATCCACGATATTTCATCCGTCTGA GCATAGGTGTCACATTTGGAGTCTTCTCTGCGCTGATGGCAGGTTTGGTACAGTATTCTATTAATCCGGGTCCAGAAGGAAACCAAACAGATAAAAAGACCAGTATTTGGGCGCAGGTTCCACAGTTTGCCTTCATTGGGATAGGGGAAGTCTTCACTGAGGTTGCTG GGTATGAAATAGCATATGCTGAGAGCCCTCCTGGGATAGAAGGCATCGTCACAGCTATGTTCTCATCCTCCTTTGGTGCTGGAAGCCTCATCGGATCTGTACTCTActacaatttttcaaaaccat ATGATATTGAATGGTTGTACTTCATCTTCACTATAGTCACAGCCATCATGATTCCACTCATAATCATCTACAGCCGCTTTTACAAACTTGGAAAGTATAGAAAATACCGCATGAGCACACTGCAGGGAGGCACGAACAGTGGACTGATGCATAGTCAAAGTCAGACAAGTTTCAATAATACGGATGATGTGGATGAATTCTCACCTCTCGACACTTCAAATCATATTGATCAAGACTTTTTTAGTGACTCTGAAATTGATACATGTGCACCGACAAGGTGA
- the LOC135492027 gene encoding DCN1-like protein 3, whose product MGKCFSCEEPNHPAQNGQPRSSESVRNTQSYHRASQQSTHMSDTKATAHSASVERSDSEKRSGYQYPKLPPIRKSSGDSKRLSLTLRDYSESKINSLFEQYKEPDEDVILAEGVERFCCDLDVKPDDFRILVLAWKFQADTMCRFTRPQFISGCKSLKVDSIKGIQSKFPDMLLEVQNKDAFKEFYRWTYKFGLDAEIGQRTLPADLARDLWKLVFSQTEPQILKRWIFFLEQHPCIRGVPKDTWDMFLNFTEIVGEDLTTYDDTEAWPSLFDDFVEYENDRQNQNIEPSKE is encoded by the coding sequence ATGGGCAAGTGTTTCTCCTGTGAAGAACCAAACCATCCAGCTCAGAATGGCCAACCACGCTCATCGGAATCTGTTCGAAACACTCAGTCTTATCATCGCGCCTCGCAACAATCGACTCACATGTCTGACACGAAAGCAACAGCACACAGTGCATCTGTTGAGCGAAGTGATTCAGAGAAACGATCCGGCTACCAGTACCCTAAATTACCTCCGATTAGAAAATCTAGTGGAGATTCCAAACGTTTGTCCCTCACACTTAGGGACTACTCAGAGAGTAAAATTAACTCCCTATTTGAACAGTATAAAGAGCCGGACGAGGACGTTATTTTAGCAGAGGGAGTTGAGAGGTTTTGTTGTGATCTTGACGTCAAACCTGATGACTTTCGCATTCTGGTGCTTGCTTGGAAGTTTCAAGCAGATACAATGTGTCGTTTTACTCGCCCTCAGTTTATTTCCGGCTGCAAATCActgaaagttgactccattaaGGGAATACAGTCCAAATTCCCTGATATGTTACTGGAAGTACAAAACAAAGACGCTTTCAAAGAGTTTTATAGGTGGACTTACAAGTTTGGTTTAGACGCTGAAATCGGACAAAGAACTTTACCGGCCGACTTGGCTAGAGATTTATGGAAATTGGTATTCTCACAAACTGAACCTCAAATTCTTAAAAGGTGGATATTCTTCCTTGAGCAACATCCTTGTATTCGCGGAGTGCCAAAAGACACTTGGGACATGTTTCTGAACTTCACCGAAATTGTCGGAGAAGATTTGACCACTTATGATGATACTGAGGCGTGGCCTAGTCTTTTTGATGACTTTGTAGAATATGAAAATGATCGCCAAAATCAGAATATTGAACCTAGCAAAGAATGA